The DNA sequence GGACACCCAGCCCTGCTCCCGGAGGTCGGCCTCGTCTTCGCTGAGCCGGAAGTACAGCCGGACGGTGTGTCGGTCGCTGTCGCTGATCCGTCGGCCGGATGCCAGTCCGCGAAGGGTCGGCAACGACAGGCGGTCCAGCAGCTCCCAGTAGCGCTTGACACAGACGTCTTCAAACTCGCGTTGTCGCTGCCGACGCGTGCGGTGCAGCGCGGTCAGCGCGCCAAGGAGAGCCACTAGGGCAGTGACGGACGCCGCGAAGGCTGAAATCGCAGGCCAGCTCATAGGTACCAGGCTGCGGCTGCCTTGTGCCGTCCGCATCCTGGAGCGATGCCGGGTCGGGAAGCGAGCTGCCTTGCTCTGGAGAGCCTCGTACCAGACCAGGGCGGTGTCCCGGTCGTTTGTCGCCGGCACCGGCTGGATCGGCGGGCCGGCGTCTTCCAGCACCTCCCACCTCGTGGCGCACGGCACGGGCGGTGGGGTCTGCGGTGTCGACAGCCGGTCGTAGGGCAAGGCGTTCACGTCACCAGGTGCAGCGATGTTTCAGCGATGCCCAACCGTACGCTCTGGCCCCAGGTCAGCTCCAGCGCATCGCTCTCCATCCCGTCGCCGAATACCACGATCCGGTCCGACTCCACGGTCAACTGCAACCCCTGACCCCGCCCCAGCTCCCCGGCAACCCTCGTCGTACCGGTCGCGGGGGAGGGCCAGGCCTCCCGCACGAACCACAGGAGCCGCCGCTCGCAGGGTGCGGGCAGACCTGCGGAGCTGCCGCGCTCCAGCCACAGGGAACGCAGCCAGCCGGTGGCGCCCGTGCCTGTCCCCACCAGCACCCCGGAGGATGCCTGGGCCTCACCCGGGCCGTTGTCACCGTCGGAACCCAGGCGGTAGCGGGCCGTCTGGTGACCGTGCGAGCCAAGGTAGATCTCGTTCAGCGCGAGAAGGCGCTGGGTGTCGTCGGCGACGGCCTCGACCATGGTCAGCTCCTCTGCCCGGCCTCCGGCAGCGATTGCCGCACGCAGCAGCGCAGTCGCGTCGGTGCAGCGGTGACGGACCAGGACTCCCGGGTTTCGCCCCGGGTCGGTGTCGATGCCCACTACCGGCTGTCCGCGCAGATACTTCGCGGTATTGGCGACCAGGCCGTCCTGGCCGACCACGACCACCACGTCCTCCGGGGCGAACAGGAAGCGGTCCAGGTCCGCCCGCTCCACCCGGGAGCTGCGCCAGGTGAGAGGCACCGCCGCCGCCACCTCCCGCAGCGCCTGCCGCGTGCGTTCGTGGCGGCGGACCACCTCGTCGATCGACCGGCCCCGGCTGGAAAGGAAGAACGCGGCCTGCCCGTGCGTCCCGTGCCGGGCGAGCAGTTCCTCGTACTCGGTTCTGCGGTGCACGAGCACCGCCCTTGGGGCCAGGCTCACGCGCCCGCGCCGCCTTCCGGGCGTCCGAGCCTGGCGAGGAGCCCGGTGAGGACGTCCGGAGAGAGGGTGATGCTCTCGATCCGCGGCAGGTTCTCCGCCAGCCGGGTCGCCGCCAGGGCGTGCAGCGTGCCCGGGTCTGCTTCGTCGTGCACGCGCAGCCAGGCTGCTTGAACCTCGGCGCGCGCCGCGCCCGTCTCGCGCGCCGCCTCGGCGTCCGCGCGGGCCAGGCAGACCTTGCGGGACGCCTCGGTCTCGGTCCGGATGCCGTCCGCCGCCGCCTTCTCCTCGGCCTCGCGGCGGGCGTTGGTGCCGCGCTGGTCGATCAGCTGCTCTTCGCGCCTGGCCAGTTCGATCTGACTTGCCAGCTCGTTCTCGGCGATGGCACGCTCACGCTCGACGGCGACAGCCCGCCGTTCATAGGTGGCCCGGTCCGCCTCCTGCTGGATCTGCTCGCGGGCCGGGGTGCGCAGGGCACGCTCCACCTCGGCCTCGGGGCGGATCGCCACGACCCGTACGGCCACCACGTCGATGCCGGTGGCCGGGAGTCTGGGCTCGGCGGCGAGACCGG is a window from the Streptomyces sp. NBC_01244 genome containing:
- a CDS encoding SPFH domain-containing protein, producing the protein MADITRRFGWRHLRSAPTTHIRHHKRGQLVHDGLGLSFWYRSLSAALSEVPVDDRELAMAFHARTSDFQDVAVQATVTYRISDPAEAAARLDFSVDPDTGSWRGAPLEQIATLLTETAQQHTLDVLARTPLAVALVDGVASVRGSVTAGLAAEPRLPATGIDVVAVRVVAIRPEAEVERALRTPAREQIQQEADRATYERRAVAVERERAIAENELASQIELARREEQLIDQRGTNARREAEEKAAADGIRTETEASRKVCLARADAEAARETGAARAEVQAAWLRVHDEADPGTLHALAATRLAENLPRIESITLSPDVLTGLLARLGRPEGGAGA